The DNA sequence TCGATCCGCGACATGACCGGTGGTACCGGCGGTACCGGTGAGGACGGCCCGCGCTCCGGGCCGGCGTCCGCGTCGGCGTCCGTGCCGGCGCGGAACGGCTCCGGTGGAGCCGGTGGACCGGAAACGGATACCGACGCGGGCGAGGGACTGACGGACATCTGGCGCTCCGTGCGCGACGCCGCCGCCTCCGGTGGCTCCCCACGCGCCGGGGGAGACGACGGGCCGGGACGCCGCCCGGAGGCCCCGGCGCACGCGGCGGCGTCCGCGCCCGGGAACGACGACGAGGACCCGCGGCGACGCGGGCGGAGGCAGCGTGCCGGTGAGGCCGGTGCGGCCGGTGAGGCCGGCGACCACGAGGAGTTGACCGACGTCTGGCGGTCGGTCTGTGACGTGACCGTCGGCACGGATGACGGTGACGGCACCGGGACCGTCGGAGCAGAGCCTGCCCCTGCCGGGCCGGCCGGGCCCCGTCAGGGGCAGGGCGGAACGCGTAAGTCCGCCAAGTCCTCTAAGCCGACGCGGACTTCGCCGTCGCTGGCACCCGCCGACGGCGCGGCCGCGACCGGGCACAGGGACGGAAACGGAATCGGAATCGGAAACGGGAACGGAGCGGACACCGCGAACGGCAAGGGGAATGCGGCCGAAGACCGCCCCGCCGGTGCAGACGAGAAGGCCGACGGCGACGGGAAGGCGCGCGGCGACGCGAAGACCGGCGCAGACGCGAAGCCCGGCCCAGACGCCGACGCCGCCCGCAGGCCGACGGCCGCGAGCGAGCACGAACCCCGTCGGCACCCCGACCGCAGTCGCCCCACGACAACGGCCCCCCGCCGTCCCATGCCCTGGGCCACGGCCGGCGGTGTCGCGGCCGGGGCCGCCGAGCCCCTGCCCGCCCTCGCCGCCCCCTTGGCGGACGCGGTCGGCCGGACGCTCGCCGCGCCGCTCACCGCGCTGACGGACCTGCCGTCGTTCGACACCTCGGCGATGGACGGCTGGGCGGTCGCGGGCCCGGGGCCGTGGCGCCTGCCGGAGGACGCGGACCAGGGCATCCTCGCGGGCCACACCGGCGACGAGGCGCTGCGCGACGGACACGCCGTGCCGATCGCGACGGGCGCCCGCATACCGGCCGGTGCCACGGCCGTGCTGCGCACCGAACACGGCCGGGCGAGCGGCGACGAACTGCACGCCACCCGCCGGACCGCCCAGGGCCAGGACATCCGCCCGCGCGGCCAGGAGTGCCGCCGCGACGACGAACTCCTGCCTGCGGGCACGCTGATCACCCCGGCCGTCCTCGGCCTGGCCGCCGCCGCGGGCCACGACGAGCTGCCCGTGACCGCCCGGCCGCGCGTGCTGATCGTCGTCCTCGGGGACGAACTCGTCCACGAGGGGCTGCCGGAGGACGGCCGCATCAGGGATGCGCTCGGGCCGATGCTCGCCCCCTGGCTGCGTTCCCTGGGGGCCGAGGCGGTGGACACCGTGTGCCTGGGCGACGACGCCGACGCGCTGCACGACGCGCTCGCCGCGACCGACGCCGACCTGGTGATCACCACCGGCGGTACGGCGTCCGGCCCGCGCGACCACCTGCACCCCACCCTGCGCCGCCTCGACGCGGAAATGCTGGTCGACGGCGTCGCCGTCCGCCCCGGGCACCCCATGCTGCTCGCCCGCCTCACCCCCGAGCGGCACCTCGTCGGCCTGCCCGGCAACCCGCTGGCGGCGGTCGCGGGCCTGCTCACCCTCGCCGAGCCCTTGCTCCGCGGCCTCTCCGGCCGCGCCGCGCCGTCCCTGCGCCGCGCCGTGCTCACCGGACCCGTACCGAGCCACCCGTCCGACACCCGCCTGGTGCCGGTCGTGCTGCGCGGCGGCGACGGGGCGCGCCCGCTGCGCTTCCACGGCCCGGCGATGCTGCGCGGCCTGGCCGCGGCCGACGCCATCGCGGTGATCCCGCCGGGCGGGAACACGGCGCGGGGCCGGGTGGCCCTCCTGGACCTGCCGTGGACGACGACCGGCGGCGGCTTCGGCTGACGGACGGGGGCGCGACGGCCGCTCCCCGCCGTCTGCCCGTCAGGTTCCGGTCATGACCGGCTAGGTTCCGGACATGACCGGCACGATGGACGCCCGCCCGCCCCTGCTCTTCCTCGACGTCGACGGCCCCCTCATCCCCTTCGGCGCGACGAGCCGGCAACTTCCGGGCGGCTACCCGACGTACCGCAGCCCCTGGCTCGCCCCGGGGTCGCCGGGCGACGGGGGCAACCCCCTGATCGCCAGGGTCGACCCCGCCCTCGGACCCCGGCTCGCGGCCCTCCCCTGCGAACTGGTGTGGGCGACGACGTGGATGTCCGACGCCAACGACTGCCT is a window from the Streptomyces mobaraensis genome containing:
- a CDS encoding molybdopterin molybdotransferase MoeA, encoding MGIGNGNGADTANGKGNAAEDRPAGADEKADGDGKARGDAKTGADAKPGPDADAARRPTAASEHEPRRHPDRSRPTTTAPRRPMPWATAGGVAAGAAEPLPALAAPLADAVGRTLAAPLTALTDLPSFDTSAMDGWAVAGPGPWRLPEDADQGILAGHTGDEALRDGHAVPIATGARIPAGATAVLRTEHGRASGDELHATRRTAQGQDIRPRGQECRRDDELLPAGTLITPAVLGLAAAAGHDELPVTARPRVLIVVLGDELVHEGLPEDGRIRDALGPMLAPWLRSLGAEAVDTVCLGDDADALHDALAATDADLVITTGGTASGPRDHLHPTLRRLDAEMLVDGVAVRPGHPMLLARLTPERHLVGLPGNPLAAVAGLLTLAEPLLRGLSGRAAPSLRRAVLTGPVPSHPSDTRLVPVVLRGGDGARPLRFHGPAMLRGLAAADAIAVIPPGGNTARGRVALLDLPWTTTGGGFG